A window of Melopsittacus undulatus isolate bMelUnd1 chromosome 2, bMelUnd1.mat.Z, whole genome shotgun sequence contains these coding sequences:
- the MZT1 gene encoding mitotic-spindle organizing protein 1, whose product MASNAASLNAVRETMDVLFEISRILNTGLDMETLSICVRLCEQGINPEALSSVIKELRKATEALKVAENMTG is encoded by the exons ATGGCGAGCAACGCTGCCAGTCTCAACGCGGTGCGCGAGACCATGGACG ttCTGTTTGAGATTTCAAGGATATTAAACACTGGCTTGGATATGGAGACGTTGTCTATTTGTGTGCGGCTTTGCGAACAGGGGATAAATCCAGAAGCATTATCATCTGTTATTAAAGAACTGCGTAAGGCTACAGAAGCTCTAAAA gtCGCTGAAAATATGACAGGCTGA